The genomic segment caactTCTTAAAACCTTGTCATACTTTGGTACCAGTAATTGTCTGTTAGTGATGTACTAATCAATTGgccaaaaatctaaattgtacCACATCTCTCCAACTAGCTAACATTTTGACAGGTGTAAAGGCGTGAATGTAAGCAACCTTTCTTTTTACATGATACCTCTAATCAGCCCATAATCTTCATCTGCGACGGCCCAAATCAGCTTTTGGTTCATACCAACTGTGTTTGTTCCAGGCCCCCACAGAGGGACAGCAGCGCTACAAAGATAAGGTGACAgagctgaggaggaagaggaactCTGGCCTCAATAAGGAGCAGAAGGAGAAATATACAGTAAGCAGAGAGGAGACGTCAAACTGAATCTTCTCCACGTTGTAAAAAATCCCACTTTTCTCGCTATTTTTCCCCTCTTGCTCTCAGGAACACCGACAGAGCCACGGGACGAGCCGGGAGCCGCTGCTGGAGAACATCACCAGCGACTACGATCTCGAGCTGTTCAGGAAAGCGCAGGCACGTGCCTCGGAGGACCTTGTAAGAGAGAAAACTCATCATCACCTCCCACCCTTCCacttttccttccttctgttttttgtttttttttgttggttttcttggACGATCACTTCATGTCATTCCATGTTCATTTCTGATACTTCAGATGAAAGGGTTTTACAAGATGTTAACTGATAATGAAATATAGTAATAACCCAGTAAGTTCACttcaaaaacccaaaatcttaCCAGAGTATTTTTTgcctggtttctagtgcaaatatcttcgtacacttgaaataagacaaaactaactgacaagGAGTTTTTCTGCAGGATATGTTTTTAAAGCCAATAAATCCTGagtattaattttaaaaagtctagtTCTActaaaagattttgtttttaaatttaaaacatgagaaAGATGTTTTGTAAAACTGTGCCTGTCACAGTAAGTAATTAACCAATTgataacataaattaaaatgaacttgatcatttccattctgatgattagtATTTCTCGAcaggcaattttgtttacagaaacatcaTAACCTATTTTATTTACCGTTTCAGTtgtgtgggttttttattttcatttcatttattgctttttggtTGTCGTGTtttaatttggatatttaaaaaatcttctaGTTCCAGTTCAAAGTGTTCTATGCTAAATTTAAAGTTACTGTTTTTTGAGAGAGCAAACTTGAATTATTATGTCGTCATCATTATATGACTtggaaatggtctcaaaacaagaataatatCGATTATTGCAATAATAACAGGGACAGTTTGTGGTCCAGCAacttttattgtgacaggcctaaagGGAGcttataatttttaatatatatctttttaaacATGTCCTGTCTGGCAGTGTGTCAAGGTGAGGCCCAGtggatttactttcacaagCGCAGGATTACTGCTTTTGCCATGTTGCTCCTCTTGATATAGAGAAGAAACTATTAGAAATTTCTTTGGATTTATTCCTAATTTAATggacacagagaagaaaaaaagagagggagaaaaaggtttgaatggaaaagaggaaagagtagataaaagaaagaagcaTAAAGGGAACACAAGTCAAGACTCTTTAAGTCTGCATCTAAACCtgcagaaagggaaaaaagaaaaccgaGAAACCACAGCAACAATCAACGTATGCAtatgtaataataaaagttaaaaccaTTGGAACGTACATAGTAATACAAGATGTATTTAGTGACAGTGATATTCAAGAAtgttcactagaaactagacaaaacacttggtaagatttattGCTTTTGCAGCGttcagatttacttttttatttatttattttttcagtccAGATGACTTTCATCTATCCAAGTGAAGCTTAAAGCATTACTTCCTCATCTGACTTTTTCTTCCTGCACCTTTAATGTTCTTGGCCGGTTCCCTCCACTAAGGCGGTTCCTTTGTCTTCCCTTCAATAATTGAATCTTTGttgcctcctctcctccccgTCTCCTCTCCGCCGCCTTCTGTCCCGTTCGCCCCGCCCGTCTGTCCCGACCCGGCTGCGCAGGAGAAGCTCCGTCTGGCCGGCCAGGTGTCGGAGGGCAGCAACATGATCAAGACCATCGTGTTCGGCCGCTTCGAGCTGGACACCTGGTACCACTCGCCGTACCCCGAGGAGTACGCCCGCCTGGGGAGGCTCTTCATGTGTGAGTTCTGCCTCAAGTATATGAAGAGCCAGACCATTCTGCGCAGGCACATGGTAGGGCACCCCTACTGCTCCATGTTTGagttaaaacttttgaaaaaatttttaaGCTGAAGTTATTTTCGCCGCTCAAGGCCAAGTGCGTGTGGAAGCATCCACCAGGTGACGAGATCTACAGGAAGGGGAACATCTCTGTCTTTGAGGTGGACGGAAAGAAGAACAAGGTAAAGCTTCACATCTGTAATCCCTTTTGCTAACCATTGTCAGTCAAAACGAATCGGTTTCATCAACCTGTTGCGTTCTCTCCACTCCCAGATTTACTGTCAGAACTTGTGTCTGCTAGCGAAACTCTTCCTGGACCACAAGACGCTGTATTACGACGTGGAGCCGTTCCTCTTCTACGTCATGACGGAAGCCGACAACACGGGATGTCACCTAGTCGGCTATTTCTCCAAGGTAACGCCTTCAGAATCCTCCTACTTTCTCACTTTGTGGAAACTGGGTCGCAATATGTTAACCTGTGACTTCAACGGCAAGGTAATTATCTAGATTTAAGTTTTTACAACACAAGGATGTTGGAGGAGTTCATACTAGGGCTGGTCGATAAATCGAGTTTATCGATTtgtcaaatttagatttttggaaaatctagtttttgtttctttccaccAATGGACTGCTTtggtttccatagttcagagtgatcTTAACCCGTCTAAGAACTACCATCTTGTTTGATAAGCCTATTCTACAACttctatttatttcaactttgaattcaggtcaactcaaAGAAagaatgattgaaataaaaaccagtcaattgtattttttcttctgtttttaaagaacTAAAAGGGGGAAATGGATTAAAGTTGTAAATTTTAATTCACAcctcaaagattttatttttaagccatatttcCCATCCGGCCCTAGTTCATACTGTCAGATACTGAGCCAGGGCACCCAcaaattgttttgtaatttttttaatgaatgcatATTTTGCAGacattgtactttttattttgggatttttatgaatataaGCAACATGGATCTACTGCCTAGCGGACGTATCAAGCCTGTCATCGTCAGTTCATACCCAGTGAAGACGGTTTCCAGCCCAGGGGCCACATCCGGTTCTGTCACAGCAGTTTCCTCTCCTTCCACAGGAGAAGAACTCTTTCTTAAACTACAACGTGTCCTGCATCCTCACCATGCCGCAGTACATGAGGCAAGGCTACGGAAAGATGCTCATTGACTTCAGTGAGTACAAACACTGCTCTCATTCGCTGATCAATGTTACCTGGTTTTGGAGGGTGCCTCTCAGAGAATGTTCATCAGAACTGTTGTACGTCTTTTCTGGTCTGCACCAAGATATGTGCAGAgaattcagttaaaaacagcaactttctCTCctgtccaaaaacaacaaacaggcTACCTGTTGTCCAAGGTGGAGGAAAAGGTGGGCTCGCCTGAGCGCCCTCTGTCCGACCTGGGTCTGATCAGCTACAGAAGTTACTGGAAAGATGTTCTGCTGCGGTACCTCAACAGTTTTCAGGGAAAGGAGATCTCCATCAAAGGTtggaatgttttttcttttattattattttacctttatttaaccaggaaagTCCCATTGAGATTAACAAACTATTTTTCAAGAGAGTACTAGCCAAGAGGCAGCAAAGATCATGCAACAGTTGGAGGTGGTTGTGATGTGCTTGAATGTGCTTGTAGAGAAAGACTGAGTACAGACGTATGAGTGAAAACTAGGGGttcactgattgcagttttctggtcaaTCACCAATGTTCACAATAACCAATGTGAACATTGGCAATACCAATGTGAAAATTGGTATTGCCCAGATTTTTGGCAATaccaatcttttattttattgtattttttgttttgttttgtttgaaaagttgctatgaagaagcagcattcacTTTCTATGCaccactaatctggaacaaacttccagaaaactgcaaaactgtcAAAACAGTTCTTTTAAATTAAGGCTAAAAACCCTTTAATTTAAATCTGTgtttgattcataataactgTAACATTGATAAATATAGTCAAAGTATATgagcttgatgattttgatgttCTCATTTAACAAAATCTTGTTTCATAAATTAGttgctgtattatttttttgtactgtaaacactttgaactgcctgcTGGCTGAAATAtgctacagaaataaacttaAGTTCACTTTGAgaagatgaaatgaaaatgtttctcatttccAATTTGCTCCGTCATGAATGAGGTAtgtatttaactaatttaatttgTCCTTAATAGTACTAACAATATAATTGCTGTATTTGAAAGCCTTTAAAGTCGATATCCTTCAAGGGAAAAAGCACTGAGGTCACATTCTAGAGCTAAAATATTAAGCAAGATCTCTACGGTAGCATCTCtcattagctgcgtttccatttcaaatttgcgcaaaactttgttcaatattctgctaatgtcaaaaaaacaccattttgcaattgtggtgtttctatttttaaaaaaatgaaattaaaattgcaTATGGATAGggatgttctttaaaaaaaatatgctacGCATCATCCtactaccacttcctgttgtcttctttgttgtttctgccagtagtaacatcaaACTGTTGGtcacatgacttgtgtgatgtgaaaaaagtgtttcccttgcagttttgcaaaatacgctaaaaaaatttttttctcaaaattggcgTATTTCCATtaaggaaatgtatttatttttgtaattctaacTTGCACAATTATAGGGTCAAATTAGAATTGACCATTCTAATTTGGTCATTTAAATACTAGCTATATTGGTACAAACCAATATGACTGGTACCAATATTGGTACCGATATGGCTCATTGGTACCAATCATTCGGACCTACAGTATTTGAACCACTGAGGATCATGGATTCGGCTGGCGCTGCTGACCCCACCACCCCAAACCCCTTTAATTTCTCCCTTTCTGTTGCAGAGATCAGCCAGGAGACGGCAGTGAATCCAGTGGACATTGTCAGCACACTGCAGTCCCTTCAAATGCTCAAATACTGGAAAGGAAAACACCTGGTTCTAAAGAGACAGGTGAAGAACTCGGACTCCTGTCTTTGCTGTAGTTTATTTTCCCCATCTAGACATTaactaaatgtctttttttcttctttttccaaagGACCTCATTGACGACTGGAAGGCGAAGGAGACCAAACGCGGTAATGGGAAGACCATTGACCCCACGGCCTTAAAATGGACGCCGCCTAAAGGGACGTAAAGGAGcttcctccttcttcctccttcGTTCACTGGCGTCCTCACAGCTGCAGCACAGTCACATCTGACCACCGTTCATCATTTCTTTGGGTTCAAACAGTTTGTGTGTTGACTTAAGTGAAACAAATATATTACTATGtaaattttaaaggtttttattattactattattccTGGGGTTCACATGGTAAAATACTTTACATGAAAAGGAACAGTAGGGAAAATGTGGACAAAGTTGGACCTGGATTTTAATAGGGCTTGAACTGATGGCATGAAGAAAAATAGAAGTTATACTTGGACTAGGCCATTAGTCCAAGTAGTGGACTAATGGCCATTACTTGGCCATTAGTCCAAGTAATGGCTTGGCTAATGGCTAGTTAATGAGAAA from the Gambusia affinis linkage group LG19, SWU_Gaff_1.0, whole genome shotgun sequence genome contains:
- the LOC122821382 gene encoding histone acetyltransferase KAT7-like isoform X5, translated to MGSLLIKSLRTAGSSSDGTEDSDFSGDLEHVRAAVRARRRSSTRLTRASLRLSQSSQDNSSSLRSSSPAAAAAHSEGPNSTAESAPAAATAAPASVFSSARRITRSQQGAANPKAKRYHLRQSRSSGSDTEANADAKQGADRDETPPRTPTGNAPSSESDIDVSSPSNDHVSSNNNIIVSQEEDERLAKELSLKEAAAHNLSHRPKRRRFHESYNFNMKCPTPGCNSLGHLTGRHERHFSISGCPLYHNLSADECKGKATTRDKQSEERALSHRQDENRHSTRHQAPTEGQQRYKDKVTELRRKRNSGLNKEQKEKYTEHRQSHGTSREPLLENITSDYDLELFRKAQEKLRLAGQVSEGSNMIKTIVFGRFELDTWYHSPYPEEYARLGRLFMCEFCLKYMKSQTILRRHMAKCVWKHPPGDEIYRKGNISVFEVDGKKNKIYCQNLCLLAKLFLDHKTLYYDVEPFLFYVMTEADNTGCHLVGYFSKEKNSFLNYNVSCILTMPQYMRQGYGKMLIDFSYLLSKVEEKVGSPERPLSDLGLISYRSYWKDVLLRYLNSFQGKEISIKEISQETAVNPVDIVSTLQSLQMLKYWKGKHLVLKRQDLIDDWKAKETKRGNGKTIDPTALKWTPPKGT
- the LOC122821382 gene encoding histone acetyltransferase KAT7-like isoform X4, which encodes MPRKKRTAGSSSDGTEDSDFSGDLEHVRAAVRARRRSSTRLTRASLRLSQSSQDNSSSLRSSSPAAAAAHSEGPNSTAESAPAAATAAPASVFSSARRITRSQQGAANPKAKRYHLRQSRSSGSDTEANDAKQGADRDETPPRTPTGNAPSSESDIDVSSPSNDHVSSNNNIIVSQEEDERLAKELSLKEAAAHNLSHRPKRRRFHESYNFNMKCPTPGCNSLGHLTGRHERHFSISGCPLYHNLSADECKGKATTRDKQSEERALSHRQDENRHSTRHQAPTEGQQRYKDKVTELRRKRNSGLNKEQKEKYTEHRQSHGTSREPLLENITSDYDLELFRKAQARASEDLEKLRLAGQVSEGSNMIKTIVFGRFELDTWYHSPYPEEYARLGRLFMCEFCLKYMKSQTILRRHMAKCVWKHPPGDEIYRKGNISVFEVDGKKNKIYCQNLCLLAKLFLDHKTLYYDVEPFLFYVMTEADNTGCHLVGYFSKEKNSFLNYNVSCILTMPQYMRQGYGKMLIDFSYLLSKVEEKVGSPERPLSDLGLISYRSYWKDVLLRYLNSFQGKEISIKEISQETAVNPVDIVSTLQSLQMLKYWKGKHLVLKRQDLIDDWKAKETKRGNGKTIDPTALKWTPPKGT
- the LOC122821382 gene encoding histone acetyltransferase KAT7-like isoform X3, translating into MPRKKRTAGSSSDGTEDSDFSGDLEHVRAAVRARRRSSTRLTRASLRLSQSSQDNSSSLRSSSPAAAAAHSEGPNSTAESAPAAATAAPASVFSSARRITRSQQGAANPKAKRYHLRQSRSSGSDTEANADAKQGADRDETPPRTPTGNAPSSESDIDVSSPSNDHVSSNNNIIVSQEEDERLAKELSLKEAAAHNLSHRPKRRRFHESYNFNMKCPTPGCNSLGHLTGRHERHFSISGCPLYHNLSADECKGKATTRDKQSEERALSHRQDENRHSTRHQAPTEGQQRYKDKVTELRRKRNSGLNKEQKEKYTEHRQSHGTSREPLLENITSDYDLELFRKAQARASEDLEKLRLAGQVSEGSNMIKTIVFGRFELDTWYHSPYPEEYARLGRLFMCEFCLKYMKSQTILRRHMAKCVWKHPPGDEIYRKGNISVFEVDGKKNKIYCQNLCLLAKLFLDHKTLYYDVEPFLFYVMTEADNTGCHLVGYFSKEKNSFLNYNVSCILTMPQYMRQGYGKMLIDFSYLLSKVEEKVGSPERPLSDLGLISYRSYWKDVLLRYLNSFQGKEISIKEISQETAVNPVDIVSTLQSLQMLKYWKGKHLVLKRQDLIDDWKAKETKRGNGKTIDPTALKWTPPKGT
- the LOC122821382 gene encoding histone acetyltransferase KAT7-like isoform X1, with the protein product MGSLLIKSLRTAGSSSDGTEDSDFSGDLEHVRAAVRARRRSSTRLTRASLRLSQSSQDNSSSLRSSSPAAAAAHSEGPNSTAESAPAAATAAPASVFSSARRITRSQQGAANPKAKRYHLRQSRSSGSDTEANADAKQGADRDETPPRTPTGNAPSSESDIDVSSPSNDHVSSNNNIIVSQEEDERLAKELSLKEAAAHNLSHRPKRRRFHESYNFNMKCPTPGCNSLGHLTGRHERHFSISGCPLYHNLSADECKGKATTRDKQSEERALSHRQDENRHSTRHQAPTEGQQRYKDKVTELRRKRNSGLNKEQKEKYTEHRQSHGTSREPLLENITSDYDLELFRKAQARASEDLEKLRLAGQVSEGSNMIKTIVFGRFELDTWYHSPYPEEYARLGRLFMCEFCLKYMKSQTILRRHMAKCVWKHPPGDEIYRKGNISVFEVDGKKNKIYCQNLCLLAKLFLDHKTLYYDVEPFLFYVMTEADNTGCHLVGYFSKEKNSFLNYNVSCILTMPQYMRQGYGKMLIDFSYLLSKVEEKVGSPERPLSDLGLISYRSYWKDVLLRYLNSFQGKEISIKEISQETAVNPVDIVSTLQSLQMLKYWKGKHLVLKRQDLIDDWKAKETKRGNGKTIDPTALKWTPPKGT
- the LOC122821382 gene encoding histone acetyltransferase KAT7-like isoform X2 translates to MGSLLIKSLRTAGSSSDGTEDSDFSGDLEHVRAAVRARRRSSTRLTRASLRLSQSSQDNSSSLRSSSPAAAAAHSEGPNSTAESAPAAATAAPASVFSSARRITRSQQGAANPKAKRYHLRQSRSSGSDTEANDAKQGADRDETPPRTPTGNAPSSESDIDVSSPSNDHVSSNNNIIVSQEEDERLAKELSLKEAAAHNLSHRPKRRRFHESYNFNMKCPTPGCNSLGHLTGRHERHFSISGCPLYHNLSADECKGKATTRDKQSEERALSHRQDENRHSTRHQAPTEGQQRYKDKVTELRRKRNSGLNKEQKEKYTEHRQSHGTSREPLLENITSDYDLELFRKAQARASEDLEKLRLAGQVSEGSNMIKTIVFGRFELDTWYHSPYPEEYARLGRLFMCEFCLKYMKSQTILRRHMAKCVWKHPPGDEIYRKGNISVFEVDGKKNKIYCQNLCLLAKLFLDHKTLYYDVEPFLFYVMTEADNTGCHLVGYFSKEKNSFLNYNVSCILTMPQYMRQGYGKMLIDFSYLLSKVEEKVGSPERPLSDLGLISYRSYWKDVLLRYLNSFQGKEISIKEISQETAVNPVDIVSTLQSLQMLKYWKGKHLVLKRQDLIDDWKAKETKRGNGKTIDPTALKWTPPKGT